In Pseudomonadota bacterium, a single window of DNA contains:
- a CDS encoding nitrile hydratase subunit alpha yields MDNNRRDHRGHRAEAEVPVNLEHVLLRAARDAEFKERLLADPMAAISSAEIAVTASERALLAALPRASLGSLVERLAPKRQRNKRFLRKVGAAAMVGGLLVASCDGGNDTDLSGGIDSDTDVDSDSDSDTDTDADADAGQDAGE; encoded by the coding sequence ATGGACAACAACCGAAGAGATCATCGTGGCCATCGCGCCGAGGCCGAGGTGCCCGTGAACCTGGAGCACGTCCTCCTGCGCGCCGCGCGCGACGCGGAGTTCAAGGAGAGGCTGCTCGCCGATCCCATGGCCGCGATCTCCTCGGCGGAGATCGCCGTGACCGCGTCCGAGCGGGCGCTCCTGGCGGCGCTGCCCAGAGCCTCGCTCGGCTCGTTGGTCGAGCGGCTCGCCCCGAAGAGGCAGAGGAACAAGCGTTTCCTGCGAAAGGTCGGCGCCGCGGCGATGGTCGGCGGGCTGCTCGTCGCGTCGTGCGACGGCGGTAACGATACAGACCTGTCCGGCGGAATCGATTCGGACACGGATGTCGATTCGGACTCGGATTCCGACACGGACACCGACGCAGACGCCGACGCCGGTCAGGACGCGGGGGAGTAG
- a CDS encoding hydroxyacylglutathione hydrolase, which produces MVFSIRQFRYGADNLAYVVHAGGEAMAIDGGAAQEILGFLRERRLVLKIVTNTHGHGDHTPGNVALLGASSAALLEPSALSKRPEPIPLGGGRIEVIPTPGHSRDSITFYTGAAAITGDTLFNFTIGNCFTGDLGAFHASIRALMALPDATLVYAGHDYVRDSLEAAARLEPGNPEIAPCLGRYVPEHVVSTLGDERRVNPYLRFDEPSIVALLAARGLPIATERDRWRSLMSIG; this is translated from the coding sequence GTGGTGTTCTCCATCCGGCAGTTCCGATACGGTGCGGACAACCTCGCGTACGTCGTGCACGCGGGCGGCGAGGCGATGGCGATCGACGGCGGCGCGGCGCAGGAGATCCTCGGCTTTCTCCGCGAGCGCCGGCTCGTCCTGAAGATCGTGACGAACACCCACGGCCACGGCGATCACACACCCGGGAACGTCGCGCTGCTCGGAGCGTCGAGCGCGGCGCTGCTCGAGCCGTCGGCGCTCTCGAAGCGGCCCGAGCCGATCCCGCTCGGCGGCGGCCGGATCGAGGTGATCCCCACGCCGGGCCACTCGCGCGACTCGATCACGTTCTACACCGGCGCCGCGGCGATCACCGGCGACACGCTGTTCAACTTCACCATCGGCAACTGCTTCACGGGCGATCTCGGCGCGTTCCACGCCTCGATCCGCGCGCTCATGGCGCTGCCGGACGCGACGCTCGTGTACGCGGGCCACGACTACGTCCGCGACTCCCTCGAGGCCGCCGCGCGCCTGGAGCCCGGCAACCCGGAGATCGCGCCGTGCCTCGGGCGGTACGTTCCTGAACACGTCGTGTCCACTCTGGGCGACGAGCGGCGCGTGAACCCCTACCTGCGGTTCGACGAGCCATCGATCGTCGCCCTGCTCGCGGCGCGCGGGCTGCCGATCGCGACCGAGCGCGACAGGTGGCGATCGCTGATGTCGATCGGGTGA
- a CDS encoding endo alpha-1,4 polygalactosaminidase: MRRIRGFGLFLPVLALSLAPGCGGGDDDGDDGPPDWSAWDGGCEGEPAGDLAAGTTWQWQLTGAIDTGIGVAMYDIDLFNTEQSVIDGLHADGRFVVCYFSAGTWEEWRDDAGEFPDEVIGNAMEDWPDEKWLDVRDETVRELMRARLDVAVDKECDGVEPDNMDGYLEDNDSGFDFDGFDQLDYNAFIAEEAHARGLSVGLKNDVDQLVVLEPCYDWALNEECFAYDECDRYAPFVVAGKAVFHVEYVDDTADGQDLADEICGDPALEGFSTLVKDWDLTAWRIACE; encoded by the coding sequence ATGAGAAGGATCAGAGGTTTCGGGTTGTTCCTGCCGGTTCTCGCGCTCTCTCTCGCCCCGGGCTGCGGCGGAGGGGACGACGACGGCGACGACGGGCCGCCCGACTGGAGCGCCTGGGACGGCGGCTGCGAGGGCGAACCCGCGGGCGACCTGGCGGCGGGGACGACGTGGCAGTGGCAGCTCACGGGCGCGATCGACACCGGCATCGGCGTGGCGATGTACGACATCGACCTGTTCAACACCGAGCAGTCGGTGATCGACGGGCTCCACGCGGACGGGCGGTTCGTCGTCTGCTACTTCTCCGCCGGCACGTGGGAGGAGTGGCGCGACGACGCGGGCGAGTTCCCGGACGAGGTGATCGGCAACGCGATGGAGGACTGGCCGGACGAGAAGTGGCTCGACGTGCGCGACGAGACGGTGCGGGAGCTCATGCGGGCCCGTCTCGACGTCGCGGTCGACAAGGAGTGCGACGGCGTGGAGCCGGACAACATGGACGGTTACCTCGAGGACAACGACTCGGGGTTCGACTTCGACGGCTTCGATCAGCTCGACTACAACGCGTTCATCGCCGAGGAGGCGCACGCGCGCGGCCTCTCGGTCGGGTTGAAGAACGACGTGGATCAGCTCGTTGTGCTCGAGCCGTGCTACGACTGGGCGCTCAACGAGGAGTGCTTCGCGTACGACGAGTGCGATCGCTACGCGCCGTTCGTCGTGGCGGGCAAGGCGGTGTTCCACGTGGAGTACGTCGACGACACCGCCGACGGCCAGGATCTCGCGGACGAGATCTGCGGCGATCCGGCGCTCGAGGGGTTCTCTACGCTCGTCAAGGACTGGGATCTCACCGCGTGGCGGATCGCCTGCGAGTGA
- a CDS encoding sulfatase-like hydrolase/transferase has translation MRHIARWLKLALEPSPTRPFFAVLGVYAVLELAFIAVVFWKHGFRLRDPLVALYFAEKIVFDFALYYAVAGALLRLTRRAWPAFTFSFLYFGVMIADTFVYYFASTLLELQHLSLIEGYSLAGFVTPAGIGFAAGFVVLLAALYLALRRLAPKATWPSAARFAAVAIALAAARIPTRASEVNKADDRYDKVIMVFRNAQLEYASQNPLVGFVNDIVLRSVSEKLYTMKGSETYRKYMRDYDFAAEDYRVSKSFVPYESAIRELELPLGERRYGDLGLGELRRVVVVFAESFGTDLLRCRNPALPYDVAPNLCAPRLRDRTFHNMTASGTPTLQGMTTAYASHPNYDIQKLTGYQNYLTRLVKAHGYKTLFMRSASRYFADENIVFARWGFDRVVAREDFYEREELRKYIYGWGLEDRILYDEVVAELARRRDEKLFVTVLGTDMHPLHGQGKFAHLTYPPLPGDFAVFKTARHFMKAVHHVDHDLSRFIDRLTEKGLLGEDAALFIVADHSCPPNAVTMRIPGHTREPLGKIPFVVWTGRDLGPFETGRLASQIDVAPTVAHVMGLPIPAGWWGESLLAESKRNPAIGYDKGRMRLEMQDGGGRLYNLKKPDTVPDEVEKLFHTVFVP, from the coding sequence TTGAGACACATAGCCCGCTGGCTGAAGCTCGCCCTCGAGCCTTCGCCCACGAGGCCGTTCTTCGCCGTGCTCGGCGTATACGCCGTGCTGGAGCTCGCATTCATAGCGGTCGTCTTCTGGAAGCACGGGTTCCGCCTGCGCGATCCGCTCGTCGCCCTGTACTTCGCGGAGAAGATCGTCTTCGACTTCGCGCTCTACTACGCGGTGGCGGGGGCGCTCCTCAGGCTGACCCGCCGCGCCTGGCCCGCGTTCACCTTCTCGTTCCTCTATTTCGGCGTCATGATCGCGGACACGTTCGTCTACTACTTCGCGAGCACGCTGCTCGAGCTGCAGCACCTCTCCCTGATCGAGGGGTACAGCCTCGCGGGCTTCGTCACCCCGGCCGGCATCGGCTTCGCGGCGGGCTTCGTCGTCCTCCTCGCCGCGCTCTACCTGGCCCTGCGGCGGCTCGCGCCCAAGGCGACATGGCCGAGCGCCGCGCGGTTCGCCGCCGTCGCGATCGCGCTGGCCGCGGCGAGGATCCCGACCCGGGCCTCGGAGGTCAACAAGGCGGACGATCGCTACGACAAGGTGATCATGGTGTTCCGCAACGCGCAGCTCGAGTACGCGTCGCAGAACCCGCTCGTCGGCTTCGTCAACGACATCGTCCTGCGCAGCGTCTCGGAGAAGCTGTACACGATGAAGGGCTCCGAGACGTACCGCAAGTACATGAGGGACTACGACTTCGCCGCCGAGGACTACCGCGTCTCGAAGAGCTTCGTCCCGTACGAGAGCGCTATCCGCGAGCTCGAGCTGCCGCTCGGCGAGCGCCGCTACGGGGACCTCGGCCTCGGCGAGCTCCGGCGCGTCGTCGTCGTCTTCGCCGAGTCGTTCGGGACCGATCTGCTGCGCTGCCGGAACCCGGCGCTCCCGTACGACGTCGCCCCGAACCTGTGCGCCCCGCGGCTGCGCGACCGGACGTTCCACAACATGACGGCCTCGGGAACGCCCACGCTGCAGGGGATGACCACCGCCTACGCGAGCCACCCGAACTACGACATCCAGAAGCTCACGGGCTACCAGAACTACCTCACGAGGCTCGTCAAGGCGCACGGCTACAAGACGCTGTTCATGCGCAGCGCGTCGCGCTACTTCGCCGACGAGAACATCGTGTTCGCGCGGTGGGGCTTCGATCGCGTCGTCGCGCGGGAGGACTTCTACGAGCGCGAGGAGCTGCGGAAGTACATCTACGGCTGGGGGCTCGAGGACCGGATCCTGTACGACGAGGTCGTCGCCGAGCTCGCGCGGCGCCGCGACGAGAAGCTGTTCGTCACCGTGCTCGGGACGGACATGCACCCGCTGCACGGCCAGGGGAAGTTCGCGCACCTCACCTACCCGCCGCTGCCCGGCGACTTCGCGGTGTTCAAGACCGCGCGGCACTTCATGAAGGCGGTCCACCACGTCGACCACGATCTCTCGCGGTTCATCGACCGCCTGACCGAGAAGGGGCTTCTCGGCGAGGACGCGGCGCTGTTCATCGTCGCCGACCACTCGTGCCCGCCGAACGCGGTGACGATGCGGATCCCCGGCCACACGCGGGAGCCGCTCGGCAAGATCCCGTTCGTCGTCTGGACCGGGCGCGATCTCGGCCCGTTCGAGACCGGGAGGCTCGCCTCGCAGATCGACGTGGCGCCGACCGTCGCCCACGTCATGGGGCTGCCCATCCCCGCCGGCTGGTGGGGCGAGAGCCTGCTCGCCGAGTCGAAGAGGAACCCGGCGATCGGCTACGACAAGGGCCGCATGCGGCTCGAGATGCAGGACGGCGGCGGCCGCCTCTACAACCTCAAGAAGCCCGACACCGTCCCGGACGAAGTCGAAAAGCTCTTCCACACCGTTTTCGTCCCCTGA